A single genomic interval of Pomacea canaliculata isolate SZHN2017 linkage group LG5, ASM307304v1, whole genome shotgun sequence harbors:
- the LOC112564632 gene encoding uncharacterized protein LOC112564632 yields the protein MTTDTCAGLFTLLSVVTMRKVQVLILLVISLLPHTDAFYCACAKEAVNVRLGPGTNYPKVSTLYPGYCLMYHRVILLSGGYYWMKVVYDGQNAWVASNWVSVTPCEKTSLY from the exons ATGACCACCGACACCTGTGCAGGTCTGTTCACGCTGTTGTCTGTCGTCACGATGAGGAAG GTGCAAGTTCTCATACTTTTGGTCATCAGTCTTCTTCCCCACACCGACGCATTCTATTGCGCATGCGCGAAGGAGGCGGTCAACGTGCGACTCGGTCCAGGAACTAATTACCCCAAGGTCTCTACGCTGTACCCCGGGTACTGTTTGATGTACCACCGGGTGATCCTCTTGAGTGGTGGTTACTACTGGATGAAGGTCGTGTACGACGGTCAGAATGCCTGGGTGGCTTCTAACTGGGTCTCAGTGACACCATGcgag AAGACATCCCTCTACTAA